One genomic segment of Desulfovibrio oxyclinae DSM 11498 includes these proteins:
- the yajC gene encoding preprotein translocase subunit YajC — protein sequence MFFESVAFAAAPPANGAAGGAGGLLAGPLPMLILMFAIFYFLLIRPQQKKAKEHKQMLENLQVGDVVWTNGGIKGTIKLITDEILTLEIANGVEVEFQRGYVAGKFDPEAGKQAQKKDKKEKKEKK from the coding sequence ATGTTCTTCGAATCCGTTGCCTTTGCCGCCGCGCCCCCCGCAAACGGCGCCGCCGGCGGTGCGGGCGGACTGCTTGCCGGTCCGCTGCCCATGCTCATCCTGATGTTCGCCATCTTCTACTTCCTGCTCATCCGTCCGCAGCAGAAGAAGGCCAAGGAACACAAGCAGATGCTTGAGAACCTGCAGGTAGGCGACGTGGTCTGGACCAACGGCGGCATCAAGGGCACCATCAAGCTCATCACCGATGAGATTCTCACCCTCGAAATCGCCAACGGCGTTGAAGTGGAATTCCAGCGCGGCTATGTCGCCGGGAAGTTCGACCCCGAGGCCGGAAAGCAGGCCCAGAAAAAAGACAAGAAAGAAAAGAAAGAAAAGAAGTAG
- the secF gene encoding protein translocase subunit SecF — MGLQIIKPDTKIDFIGFRKIAFLISALVILMGLGSLVMQGGPKYGIDFAGGMIVQIKTEKQVDVETVKESLADVELPGLVVQRLGLEDDSEFLIRTSSSEVSSGEVRDMLSTALDSGLGKGGFEVQRLEMVGPKVGKDLRTKALEAMFFAVLLIAIYISGRFEQRWTAAAVMATGLFAGQYALALTGMDMAWLIVGMLAITLGLCWYLKLNYALGAVVALVHDVTITVGIFSILGKEFDLTIIAALLTIIGYSLNDTIIVFDRIRENLIGSKGKGEFKSIINTSVNQTLSRTLLTSGTTLLVVLCLYVLGGGVIHDFALALLIGIFVGTYSSIFVASPVLLGFGPTPPEVDEEPEAA; from the coding sequence ATGGGACTTCAGATAATCAAACCCGATACCAAGATCGACTTCATCGGCTTCAGGAAGATCGCCTTCCTGATCTCCGCGCTGGTCATCCTGATGGGACTCGGCTCCCTCGTCATGCAGGGCGGCCCCAAATACGGCATCGACTTCGCGGGCGGCATGATCGTACAGATCAAAACCGAAAAGCAGGTGGATGTCGAAACCGTCAAGGAATCCCTCGCCGACGTGGAGCTGCCCGGACTCGTGGTGCAGCGCCTCGGACTTGAGGACGACAGCGAATTCCTGATTCGCACCTCTTCCTCCGAGGTCTCCTCCGGAGAGGTTCGCGACATGCTCTCCACCGCCCTCGACAGCGGACTCGGCAAAGGCGGATTCGAAGTGCAGCGGCTTGAAATGGTCGGCCCCAAGGTGGGTAAGGACCTGCGAACCAAAGCGCTCGAAGCCATGTTCTTCGCCGTACTGCTGATAGCCATCTACATCTCCGGCCGCTTTGAGCAGCGCTGGACCGCAGCCGCGGTCATGGCCACCGGCCTCTTTGCCGGGCAGTATGCTCTGGCGCTGACCGGAATGGACATGGCATGGCTTATTGTGGGGATGCTCGCCATCACACTCGGGCTGTGCTGGTACCTCAAACTCAATTACGCCCTGGGAGCGGTTGTGGCCCTTGTCCACGACGTGACCATCACGGTGGGGATATTCTCCATTCTGGGCAAGGAGTTCGACCTGACCATCATCGCCGCGTTGCTGACCATCATCGGTTACTCGCTTAACGATACCATCATCGTGTTTGACCGCATCCGCGAGAACCTGATCGGCTCCAAGGGCAAAGGCGAATTCAAGAGCATCATCAACACCAGCGTGAACCAGACCCTGTCCCGTACGCTGCTTACATCCGGCACCACGCTTCTGGTCGTGCTCTGCCTGTACGTGCTCGGCGGCGGCGTGATTCACGACTTCGCGCTGGCACTTCTTATCGGCATCTTCGTCGGTACCTATTCCTCCATCTTCGTGGCAAGCCCGGTCCTTCTCGGATTCGGTCCCACCCCGCCTGAAGTGGATGAGGAGCCCGAAGCAGCCTAG
- the hemA gene encoding glutamyl-tRNA reductase, translated as MENRIYLIGLNHRTAGVEVREKYALTNTENFEQATLANCPVKECMALSTCNRVEITVVAAEGVPEHEVTDALLSHWSAACGGSPAELAEHVYRHRGLEAVNHLFVVACSLDSMVMGEPQILGQLKDAYRASVESGTAGVVVNRLLHKAFSVAKRVRTETAIASSAVSISYAAVELAKHIFGDLSKTRAMLVGAGEMAELASTHLLNQGVKDIIIANRTLSRAQELSERMGGEPIPMERMFDRLHDVDIIISSTGSPTTVIRAKDIKGVLKKRRNSPMFFIDIAVPRDIDPDLNSLDNVYLYDIDDLKEVVEENTSKRQEEAVKARGVVDGETDAFGTWLQSLALNPTIVDLVDRSEDIARTELMKTLKRIGPVDRETEKALETLVLSVGRKVLHEPICFLKRRTREEGVADRFIDMARRMFNLDDEAVPPDAHMDRRRSPDSCAPEDIETFIESTRKDQ; from the coding sequence ATGGAAAACAGAATTTATCTCATAGGGCTCAATCACCGTACCGCCGGGGTGGAGGTGCGTGAGAAGTACGCCCTCACCAATACCGAGAATTTCGAGCAGGCCACCCTAGCCAATTGTCCTGTGAAAGAATGTATGGCGCTCTCCACCTGCAACCGCGTGGAAATCACCGTGGTGGCGGCGGAGGGCGTACCCGAACATGAAGTCACGGATGCCCTGCTTTCACACTGGTCGGCGGCCTGCGGCGGTTCTCCTGCAGAACTGGCTGAGCACGTCTACCGGCATCGCGGACTTGAAGCGGTGAACCACCTGTTTGTCGTCGCATGCAGCCTTGACTCCATGGTCATGGGCGAACCGCAGATCCTGGGGCAGCTCAAGGACGCCTATCGCGCATCCGTGGAAAGCGGAACAGCCGGAGTCGTGGTCAACCGGTTGTTGCACAAGGCCTTCTCCGTGGCCAAGCGCGTGCGTACCGAGACGGCCATCGCTTCCAGCGCGGTTTCCATCAGTTATGCTGCCGTAGAGCTTGCCAAGCACATTTTCGGCGACCTCTCCAAGACCCGAGCCATGCTCGTAGGGGCGGGCGAAATGGCCGAGCTGGCCTCCACTCATCTGCTCAATCAGGGAGTGAAGGACATCATCATCGCCAACCGTACGTTATCGCGCGCACAGGAGCTTTCCGAGCGCATGGGCGGCGAGCCCATCCCCATGGAGCGGATGTTCGACCGTCTGCACGATGTGGATATCATCATCAGCTCCACCGGCTCCCCTACCACCGTGATCCGGGCCAAGGACATCAAGGGCGTGCTGAAGAAGCGGCGCAACAGCCCCATGTTTTTCATCGACATTGCGGTCCCGCGCGACATCGACCCCGACCTGAACAGTCTCGACAACGTCTATTTGTATGACATTGATGACCTGAAGGAAGTGGTCGAAGAGAACACTTCCAAGCGTCAGGAAGAAGCGGTGAAGGCTCGCGGAGTCGTGGACGGGGAAACGGATGCGTTCGGGACATGGCTGCAGTCTCTGGCGCTCAATCCAACCATTGTCGATCTGGTGGATCGCAGCGAAGATATTGCCCGCACCGAACTCATGAAGACCCTCAAGCGCATCGGTCCCGTGGACAGGGAGACCGAAAAGGCGCTCGAAACCCTCGTACTCTCTGTGGGGCGCAAGGTCCTGCATGAGCCCATCTGTTTTCTCAAGCGACGCACCCGCGAGGAAGGGGTTGCGGATCGGTTCATCGACATGGCGCGGCGCATGTTCAACCTCGACGACGAGGCCGTCCCGCCGGATGCGCATATGGATCGTCGCCGGAGTCCCGACAGCTGTGCCCCCGAAGACATTGAAACATTCATAGAATCCACACGTAAGGATCAGTAA
- a CDS encoding glycosyltransferase family 9 protein, with product MKQYLVIQVARFGDLVQTKRLIASLTARGDGNVHVLVDNSLKSLAESVYPQAIIHGITAHATALDAKSAMRAILIDNRKAFDDLASIGFDEVYNLNFSPLGFRIAALFDPETVHGHRWKNGQEIIPEWAAMAMRWTGNRRLGINIADFWAAYTNPMLPGPQVNPPAHPKGGGPGIVLAGRESRRSLPPQELAAVTAVLAARHPGPVLLLGSASEASTGREVMNCMPTALRERTRNLAGKTDWKELIEIVDSLDVLVTPDTGTMHLAAHLGTPVQAFFLSSAWCFETGPYGEGHTVYQAVQDCLPCLETAPCPYRIKCLAPFSDSAFPRFIATGKPETLPQGVTVFETAFDPLGLTFRPTHGIDMEQEARGAFRRFLGSHLGVWDAAIHPFDTTLAEQLHQPKDWTIKPNKTVY from the coding sequence ATGAAGCAGTACCTCGTCATACAGGTCGCACGTTTCGGCGACCTTGTGCAGACAAAGCGCCTGATCGCATCCCTGACCGCCAGAGGCGATGGGAATGTCCACGTATTGGTGGACAACTCACTCAAATCGCTTGCCGAATCCGTTTACCCGCAGGCCATCATCCATGGAATAACGGCTCACGCTACCGCACTGGACGCCAAATCGGCCATGCGCGCGATCCTCATTGACAACAGGAAAGCCTTTGACGATCTCGCCTCCATTGGTTTTGACGAGGTCTACAATCTCAATTTTTCCCCGCTGGGCTTTCGCATCGCCGCACTTTTCGACCCGGAGACCGTGCACGGCCACCGCTGGAAAAACGGACAGGAAATCATCCCGGAATGGGCAGCCATGGCCATGCGGTGGACAGGCAACCGCAGGCTCGGCATCAACATCGCGGATTTCTGGGCCGCTTACACCAACCCCATGCTTCCCGGCCCGCAGGTAAATCCGCCAGCTCACCCCAAAGGTGGTGGCCCGGGCATCGTTCTGGCCGGGCGCGAGTCACGCCGCTCCCTTCCGCCGCAGGAACTCGCGGCTGTGACAGCAGTCCTTGCCGCACGCCATCCCGGCCCCGTGCTGCTTCTCGGCAGTGCCTCCGAGGCTTCCACGGGCAGGGAAGTCATGAACTGCATGCCCACCGCACTACGCGAACGCACGCGAAATCTTGCGGGCAAAACAGACTGGAAAGAGCTTATCGAGATTGTGGACAGCCTTGACGTGCTGGTTACGCCGGACACCGGGACCATGCACCTCGCCGCGCATCTGGGCACTCCGGTGCAGGCCTTTTTCCTTTCCTCGGCATGGTGTTTCGAGACCGGCCCCTATGGGGAAGGGCATACGGTCTATCAGGCCGTACAGGACTGCCTGCCGTGTCTGGAAACCGCACCGTGTCCGTACCGGATCAAATGTCTGGCCCCATTCTCGGATTCTGCCTTTCCCCGCTTCATCGCCACGGGCAAACCGGAGACACTACCGCAGGGCGTCACGGTTTTTGAAACGGCCTTCGACCCCCTTGGGCTGACCTTCCGGCCAACGCACGGAATCGACATGGAGCAGGAAGCAAGAGGAGCCTTCCGACGCTTCCTCGGCAGTCATCTCGGAGTCTGGGACGCTGCAATCCACCCCTTTGACACCACGTTGGCCGAGCAACTGCACCAGCCCAAAGACTGGACTATAAAGCCAAATAAAACAGTATATTAA
- the ccsA gene encoding cytochrome c biogenesis protein CcsA, with amino-acid sequence MGLFEVLQLAIIGLYLLASVLQIVGIAAGNSRLKGIAGLVTMVGFVIHSLDIGLLTVNQAEMVVLSEGSFYMSILAWGVMVVYFLLWWRYKLDFLATTALPLALILFITSLALGGVAVKLPPQFTMLFFWLHIGTLVLALGLCAMGFGAGLAFLHYNRKIKTKAGLASLGKDTPSLTIFDRVNGMAVGSGFPLYTLGIVSSYIWYWINPDKLFVWDIVKISSLAVWVAFAYVFHQRIILKWRGRKPAVGMVVVFSLMVVSLIHHALTFKP; translated from the coding sequence ATGGGCTTGTTTGAAGTGCTGCAACTGGCCATTATCGGCCTGTATCTGCTGGCGAGCGTTCTGCAAATAGTTGGCATCGCCGCGGGTAATTCGCGTCTCAAAGGCATAGCCGGTCTCGTGACCATGGTCGGCTTCGTCATCCACTCGCTTGATATCGGTCTGCTGACCGTCAATCAGGCCGAAATGGTCGTGCTGAGCGAAGGAAGTTTCTACATGAGCATCCTCGCGTGGGGCGTGATGGTGGTCTATTTCCTGCTTTGGTGGCGGTATAAGCTCGACTTTCTGGCAACCACCGCGCTGCCGCTGGCGCTGATACTGTTCATTACCTCTCTTGCCCTTGGCGGTGTGGCCGTCAAGCTGCCGCCGCAGTTCACCATGCTTTTCTTCTGGCTGCACATCGGTACCCTCGTGCTCGCCCTCGGCCTTTGCGCAATGGGATTCGGCGCAGGGCTGGCTTTTTTGCATTACAACAGAAAAATCAAGACCAAGGCCGGACTGGCGAGTCTGGGCAAGGACACCCCTTCGCTGACCATCTTCGACAGGGTTAACGGCATGGCCGTGGGGAGCGGGTTCCCTCTGTATACGCTGGGAATAGTGTCTTCCTACATCTGGTACTGGATCAATCCCGACAAATTGTTCGTCTGGGATATCGTCAAGATTTCCTCGCTGGCCGTCTGGGTCGCGTTCGCGTACGTGTTCCACCAGCGCATCATACTCAAATGGCGCGGCAGGAAGCCGGCCGTCGGGATGGTCGTCGTATTCTCCCTGATGGTCGTTTCCCTGATTCATCACGCCCTGACGTTCAAGCCGTAA
- a CDS encoding precorrin-2 dehydrogenase/sirohydrochlorin ferrochelatase family protein, which translates to MHDYPVFLSLENRRCLVVGAGGVGRRKAASLLDAGVGEVLVLDTGDPAPEVLKLADCGNAVFEQRSFDESDLEGRFLVFACTSNGELNSRIADLCEERGILCNIADCPERADFIVPAAFRRGDLTLAISTGGASPAVCRMIRCELDDMFGEEYAALLKLMARLRPLVLELGMETGHNTALFRELARSGLLEAFERQDLDKAGQILEEFLPAPMRDNIPELLDGLV; encoded by the coding sequence ATGCATGATTACCCGGTCTTTCTTTCCCTCGAAAACAGACGTTGCCTCGTGGTCGGCGCAGGTGGTGTGGGACGCCGCAAGGCCGCATCCCTGCTTGATGCCGGAGTCGGCGAAGTGCTGGTGCTCGACACGGGTGACCCGGCTCCGGAAGTGTTGAAGCTGGCCGATTGCGGCAATGCGGTTTTCGAGCAGCGTTCTTTCGACGAGAGCGATCTGGAAGGCCGTTTTCTTGTCTTTGCCTGTACCAGTAACGGCGAGCTGAACTCGAGGATTGCCGACTTGTGTGAAGAAAGGGGAATCCTCTGCAATATTGCCGATTGTCCGGAGCGGGCCGATTTCATCGTGCCCGCCGCGTTCCGGCGAGGCGATCTGACGCTGGCCATTTCAACGGGGGGCGCCAGTCCGGCGGTGTGTCGTATGATACGCTGCGAGCTTGATGACATGTTCGGCGAAGAGTATGCCGCGCTCTTGAAGCTCATGGCGCGGCTGAGGCCGCTCGTGCTCGAACTCGGAATGGAAACCGGCCATAACACCGCTCTCTTCCGCGAGCTTGCCCGGTCCGGGCTGCTTGAAGCTTTTGAGCGGCAGGACCTTGACAAGGCCGGACAAATCCTTGAGGAATTTCTGCCCGCACCGATGCGGGACAACATACCGGAGTTGCTTGATGGGCTTGTTTGA
- a CDS encoding class II glutamine amidotransferase, with product MKAPEKYYDFQKDISGCGVFGVISREKKLISGDLPINAMACMHDRGNGLGGGFAAYGIYPEHADKYAFHIMCDDRRGVEGSEHLLRQYFDIHEFEPIPTRETLAIHNPPLVNRYFVTVREDKPEDLSKLPEDDYVVAVVMKLNTQVPGAFVFSSGKDMGVFKGVGYPEDIAEFFRLDEYKGHIWTGHNRFPTNTPGWWGGAHPFTILNWSIVHNGEISSYGINRRYLCEHDYLCTLMTDTEVVAYELDLLIRKHGLSWNLAAKVFAPPFWEEIKTMPEQQRELHTALRYTYGSGMLNGPFAILVADNNRLMGLNDRIKLRPLLVAEKDDMVFMSSEEASVREVCPELDRVWMPKAGEPVIIDVKE from the coding sequence ATGAAAGCTCCCGAAAAATATTACGATTTCCAGAAAGACATCTCCGGTTGCGGCGTCTTTGGCGTCATCAGTAGGGAGAAGAAACTCATCTCCGGCGACCTGCCAATCAACGCCATGGCCTGCATGCACGACCGTGGCAACGGTCTTGGCGGCGGTTTCGCGGCTTACGGCATCTATCCGGAACACGCGGATAAATACGCATTCCACATCATGTGCGATGACAGAAGAGGCGTGGAAGGTTCGGAGCACCTGCTTCGGCAGTATTTCGACATTCATGAGTTCGAGCCCATCCCTACGCGGGAGACGTTGGCAATCCATAATCCGCCGCTCGTGAACCGCTATTTTGTCACCGTTCGTGAAGACAAGCCGGAGGACCTGAGCAAGCTGCCCGAAGACGACTACGTCGTAGCCGTGGTGATGAAGCTCAATACGCAGGTCCCGGGTGCGTTTGTCTTCTCATCCGGCAAGGATATGGGCGTCTTCAAAGGCGTCGGATACCCTGAGGACATCGCCGAGTTCTTCCGTCTGGACGAATACAAAGGCCACATCTGGACCGGTCACAACCGTTTTCCCACAAACACGCCGGGCTGGTGGGGTGGAGCGCATCCGTTCACCATCCTCAACTGGTCCATCGTTCATAACGGAGAAATCAGTTCCTACGGCATCAATCGCCGTTATCTCTGCGAGCACGACTATCTGTGCACGCTCATGACGGATACCGAGGTGGTCGCCTACGAACTGGATCTGCTCATCCGCAAACATGGCCTGAGTTGGAATCTGGCGGCAAAGGTCTTCGCCCCCCCCTTCTGGGAGGAAATCAAGACCATGCCCGAACAACAGCGCGAATTGCATACCGCGTTGCGCTACACATACGGATCCGGAATGCTCAACGGCCCGTTTGCGATACTTGTGGCCGACAACAACCGGCTGATGGGCCTGAACGACCGCATCAAGCTGCGCCCTCTGCTGGTTGCCGAAAAGGATGACATGGTCTTTATGTCCAGCGAAGAAGCATCGGTACGCGAAGTCTGCCCCGAACTGGACCGGGTCTGGATGCCCAAGGCGGGCGAACCCGTCATCATCGACGTGAAGGAGTAG
- the tilS gene encoding tRNA lysidine(34) synthetase TilS: MEMTFPASFRDLPPKWAHFCLGIERFMRKELGVAPEDLQVLCAFSGGADSTALLLALHCLSLKNGGRVCAAHLDHGLRPKSDEDVLWCRQLCGQLNIPFQTERTDVAAEADASGRGIEETARVVRYKFLKQARSAEKLDWIATGHHLGDLSEDVVMRLVRGTGWPGLSGMPGVDRERSLMRPLLLTEKKTLCAFLETLGVSWREDETNADESMKRNRIRHTLMPLMLEENPNFPDSVARLWRLGRIDADYWLMQMNEATAGDLLSSAVLEEAHKALRLRLYKKYLDAVGSGQALADTLLKLDEAWLETRFGAVFQFPGDRVAKISPKGVLFGFKD; this comes from the coding sequence ATGGAGATGACGTTCCCGGCCAGTTTCAGGGATCTGCCTCCCAAGTGGGCCCATTTCTGTCTGGGAATCGAACGCTTCATGCGTAAGGAGCTCGGGGTTGCCCCCGAGGATCTGCAAGTTCTCTGCGCCTTTTCCGGCGGGGCGGATTCCACCGCCCTGCTTCTGGCGTTACACTGCCTCTCCCTTAAAAACGGCGGTCGCGTCTGCGCCGCGCACCTCGACCACGGACTTCGTCCGAAATCAGACGAAGATGTGTTGTGGTGCCGCCAGTTGTGCGGGCAGCTGAATATTCCATTTCAAACCGAACGTACGGATGTGGCGGCTGAGGCCGATGCTTCCGGGCGTGGCATCGAAGAAACCGCGCGCGTAGTTCGTTACAAATTTCTCAAACAGGCTCGTTCGGCGGAAAAACTCGACTGGATTGCCACCGGCCATCATCTGGGCGACCTGAGCGAAGACGTCGTGATGCGGCTTGTGCGCGGCACAGGCTGGCCGGGGCTTTCCGGAATGCCTGGCGTGGATCGTGAGAGAAGCCTGATGCGCCCCCTGCTGCTGACGGAAAAAAAGACACTTTGTGCGTTTCTGGAAACGCTTGGTGTGTCATGGCGCGAGGATGAGACGAACGCCGATGAATCCATGAAACGTAACCGGATCAGGCACACTCTTATGCCTCTCATGCTTGAGGAAAACCCGAACTTTCCAGACTCAGTGGCGCGACTGTGGCGATTGGGACGCATCGATGCGGACTACTGGCTTATGCAGATGAATGAAGCGACTGCGGGCGATCTTTTGTCTTCGGCGGTGCTGGAAGAGGCCCATAAAGCCCTGCGACTGCGTCTTTACAAGAAATATCTGGACGCCGTGGGGTCGGGACAGGCGCTTGCAGACACACTTTTGAAACTGGACGAGGCATGGTTGGAGACCCGATTCGGGGCAGTGTTCCAGTTTCCCGGCGACCGGGTTGCCAAAATTTCGCCCAAGGGTGTGCTTTTTGGCTTCAAGGATTGA
- a CDS encoding adenylate kinase, whose product MNILIFGPNGSGKGTQGTLVKDKYDLDHIESGAIFRKHIGGGTELGLKAKEYINKGELVPDDITIPMVLDVLQNAGENGWLLDGFPRSLVQAEKLWEALQNDGVALDYVIEIKLPREVAKARIMGRRLCENNPNHPNNVGIPAIAPEGDTCRVCGGALSARDDDQDEAAIDKRHDIYYDEETGTMAGCNFYKNMKDASFKIIELDGEQSIDEIKNYLVSQLD is encoded by the coding sequence ATGAACATCCTGATTTTTGGCCCCAACGGCTCCGGCAAAGGCACCCAGGGCACCCTGGTGAAAGACAAGTACGACCTGGATCATATCGAATCCGGCGCCATCTTCCGCAAGCACATCGGCGGCGGCACCGAACTCGGTCTGAAGGCCAAGGAGTACATCAACAAGGGTGAACTGGTTCCGGACGACATCACCATCCCGATGGTGCTCGACGTTCTGCAGAACGCTGGCGAAAACGGTTGGCTCCTCGATGGTTTCCCCCGTTCCCTCGTTCAGGCTGAAAAGCTGTGGGAAGCCCTGCAGAATGACGGCGTTGCTCTCGACTACGTGATCGAGATCAAGCTGCCCCGCGAAGTCGCCAAGGCTCGCATCATGGGTCGCCGCCTCTGTGAAAACAATCCGAACCACCCCAACAACGTCGGCATCCCCGCCATCGCTCCCGAAGGCGACACGTGCCGCGTCTGCGGTGGCGCCCTCTCCGCTCGCGACGACGACCAGGACGAGGCCGCAATCGACAAGCGTCACGACATCTACTACGACGAAGAAACCGGAACCATGGCTGGCTGCAACTTCTACAAGAACATGAAGGATGCCAGCTTTAAGATCATCGAGCTCGACGGCGAACAGTCCATCGACGAAATCAAGAACTACCTGGTTTCCCAGCTCGACTAG
- the secD gene encoding protein translocase subunit SecD: MQSLRWRIIVSLLVLMLGLAYMLPSLPGIKGTSLGQTLPGSGINLGLDLKGGIHLTLGVDMNTAFKNAMARTGDDIKELAREDEVYVLKPVAMPGDRIEMTLLKKEQRDQFEKLLEDFQSVTIESTTSAEDGKVKYELGMNPKYRKELARMTLDQAVKTIRNRIDQFGVTEPDIRKQQASNRIQVQLPGLSDPERAIRIIGKTAHLEFKIVDQSIDPTKGILPPGRELSTRVGRDGKEVPVVLKSDAPLTGEYVTDARVSYGRMNEPYVSLSFDSKGARLFERITGENTGKLMAIVLDKKVYSAPVINEKISGGQASITGSFTTEEARDLAIVLRAGSLPAPISILEQRTVGPSLGQESIDNGINSALIGMALVLIFMVVYYGFAGVVADTVLVLNILLIMGGLAAFGATLTLPGIAGIILTIGMAVDANVIIFERIREELRKGLTARAAIEEGYSRATLTILDANVTTVIAAIILYQFGTGPIRGFAVTLTLGIITSMFTAIFVSRILFDMYAKNRAEGAKMSI, translated from the coding sequence ATGCAGAGTCTGCGTTGGAGAATCATTGTTTCGCTCTTAGTTCTGATGCTGGGGCTCGCGTACATGCTGCCGTCCCTTCCCGGCATCAAGGGCACTTCGCTGGGTCAGACCCTTCCCGGCAGCGGCATCAATCTCGGCCTCGACCTCAAGGGCGGCATCCACCTCACCCTCGGTGTCGATATGAACACCGCCTTCAAAAACGCCATGGCCCGCACGGGCGACGACATAAAGGAACTCGCCCGCGAGGACGAGGTCTACGTGCTCAAGCCCGTCGCAATGCCCGGCGACAGAATCGAAATGACCCTGCTCAAGAAAGAGCAGCGGGACCAGTTCGAAAAACTTCTCGAAGATTTCCAGTCGGTCACCATCGAATCCACCACCAGCGCGGAAGACGGCAAAGTCAAATACGAGCTGGGCATGAATCCGAAATACCGCAAGGAACTGGCGCGCATGACGCTTGACCAGGCGGTCAAGACCATTCGCAACCGCATTGACCAGTTCGGCGTGACCGAGCCGGATATTCGCAAGCAGCAGGCAAGCAACCGCATTCAGGTGCAGCTTCCCGGCCTGAGCGATCCGGAGCGCGCCATCCGAATCATCGGAAAGACTGCGCACCTCGAATTCAAGATCGTTGACCAGAGCATTGACCCGACCAAGGGCATCCTGCCCCCGGGCCGCGAGCTGAGCACCAGAGTGGGCCGCGACGGCAAGGAAGTACCCGTTGTCCTCAAAAGTGACGCGCCGCTTACCGGTGAATACGTCACCGATGCCCGCGTCAGCTATGGTCGCATGAACGAACCGTATGTTTCGCTGAGCTTCGACTCCAAGGGCGCGCGCCTGTTTGAGCGCATCACCGGCGAAAACACCGGCAAGCTCATGGCCATCGTTCTCGACAAGAAGGTATACTCCGCTCCGGTCATCAATGAAAAGATCAGCGGCGGACAGGCGAGCATCACCGGCAGTTTCACCACGGAAGAAGCCCGCGACCTCGCCATCGTGCTCCGCGCCGGTTCGCTTCCGGCCCCGATCTCCATTCTCGAACAGCGTACCGTCGGCCCGTCCCTCGGACAGGAATCCATCGACAACGGCATCAACTCCGCGCTCATCGGCATGGCGCTGGTGCTGATCTTCATGGTTGTCTACTACGGCTTTGCCGGAGTGGTCGCCGACACCGTGCTGGTCCTGAACATCCTGCTGATTATGGGCGGTCTGGCTGCATTCGGTGCGACCCTGACCCTGCCGGGCATCGCGGGTATCATCCTGACAATAGGCATGGCGGTCGACGCCAACGTCATCATCTTCGAACGTATCCGCGAGGAACTCCGCAAGGGGCTTACCGCAAGGGCCGCGATCGAGGAAGGCTACAGCCGCGCGACGTTGACCATTCTCGACGCCAACGTGACCACGGTCATCGCGGCCATCATCCTGTACCAGTTCGGTACCGGTCCGATCCGCGGATTCGCCGTGACCCTGACGCTGGGTATCATCACGTCCATGTTCACGGCCATCTTCGTCTCGCGCATTCTCTTCGACATGTACGCCAAGAACCGCGCGGAAGGCGCCAAGATGAGCATCTAG
- a CDS encoding HAD family acid phosphatase produces the protein MRLHHLLVLAFLLITLQGCAATHAERVGLIPLPEMKKQITAYHLSGDYDADVANVAADGLDTVLNDIESRQIPRPLVVMDIDETTLSNFEIKQKLDYCYSPKLWNEWIKQADAPAITPMLRLFRALREHDVPVVFLTGRNESMRSLTVQNLERAGYRDWHELLMAPAGTPGDAVNDFKKRSMDRLTAQGWTIVATFGDQPGDGYQESLNFFKLPNYMYSVP, from the coding sequence ATGAGATTGCACCACCTGCTTGTACTGGCGTTTCTGCTCATAACGCTTCAAGGCTGCGCCGCCACTCATGCGGAACGTGTAGGCCTCATTCCATTGCCGGAAATGAAAAAACAGATAACGGCCTATCATCTCAGCGGCGACTATGATGCCGATGTGGCAAACGTCGCGGCAGATGGGCTCGACACTGTTTTGAATGATATTGAAAGCAGGCAGATCCCTCGGCCGCTGGTCGTCATGGATATTGACGAAACGACTCTGTCCAACTTCGAGATCAAACAGAAGCTGGATTATTGCTACTCGCCGAAGCTATGGAACGAATGGATTAAGCAGGCGGATGCCCCAGCCATAACGCCCATGCTGCGCTTGTTCAGGGCGCTACGCGAGCATGATGTTCCGGTGGTATTTCTGACCGGCCGGAATGAAAGCATGCGCTCTCTGACGGTTCAGAATCTTGAAAGGGCAGGGTACAGGGATTGGCATGAGTTGCTTATGGCCCCTGCGGGAACACCGGGTGACGCGGTGAACGATTTCAAGAAACGGTCCATGGACAGACTTACGGCGCAGGGGTGGACTATCGTCGCAACTTTTGGCGACCAGCCGGGTGACGGATACCAGGAGTCCCTGAACTTCTTCAAGCTGCCCAACTATATGTATTCAGTGCCCTAG